Proteins from a genomic interval of Medicago truncatula cultivar Jemalong A17 chromosome 3, MtrunA17r5.0-ANR, whole genome shotgun sequence:
- the LOC25488568 gene encoding zinc finger protein 1: MASESSSISVTSQDQGDSSHSKKEVNMKEIEQVQTSNSKSDKPIDFLKLSNDNSVSVSKMQEHNFFGPIRVGSSSSLPNNNNQGKDANNGEKKTSDPVSFLCSFCKRQFSTSQALGGHQNAHKAERALEKQRQQRYDGSALSFGQPYFNPYLSYPSTLFTPYSYRSLGVRSESMIQKPPYFNPRITPHSFGYSHSALLQEMLNPSLVSLRNMGVGNSVIGNLGIGGATTSKIEYGTYNKIGAILELGDSSTKVATISNSNMEKQIIVAPNSTNDDDIHDQSKSNIEEEPSDSESSDLDLSLKL; this comes from the coding sequence ATGGCCTCTGAATCCTCTAGCATCTCTGTCACTTCACAAGATCAAGGTGATTCTTCCCACTCCAAAAAAGAGGTGAACATGAAGGAGATTGAACAAGTTCAAAcctcaaactcaaaatcagacaaACCTATTGATTTTTTGAAGCTATCGAATGACAATTCGGTTTCCGTGTCGAAGATGCAAGAGCACAACTTTTTTGGCCCTATTCGAGTtggttcatcttcttctttaccTAATAACAACAATCAAGGGAAAGATGCGAACAACGGTGAAAAGAAGACTTCAGATCCAGTGTCTTTCTTGTGCTCTTTTTGCAAGAGACAATTTTCTACTTCACAGGCGTTGGGAGGACATCAGAACGCACATAAGGCGGAACGGGCATTAGAAAAGCAACGTCAACAAAGGTATGATGGTAGTGCTTTAAGTTTTGGGCAGCCTTACTTTAATCCTTATCTTAGTTATCCAAGTACTCTTTTTACACCTTATAGTTATAGGTCACTTGGGGTTAGATCAGAGTCAATGATTCAAAAACCACCTTATTTTAACCCTAGAATTACTCCACATAGTTTTGGGTATAGTCATAGTGCTTTGTTGCAAGAGATGTTAAACCCTTCTCTTGTGTCATTGAGAAATATGGGGGTTGGTAATAGCGTGATTGGAAATCTAGGTATTGGTGGTGCAACTACTTCAAAGATCGAATATGGTACATATAATAAAATTGGTGCTATTTTAGAATTGGGAGATTCTTCTACAAAGGTTGCTACaatttcaaactcaaacatGGAAAAGCAAATTATTGTGGCTCCTAATTCTACCAATGATGATGATATTCATGATCAATCAAAGTCCAACATTGAAGAagaaccttctgattctgaatcTTCCGATCTTGATTTATCACTTAAGCTTTAA
- the LOC25488570 gene encoding zinc finger protein 1, translating into MKEIEHIQSSNTKPDNPIDFMKPSKDDPVPVSKVQEHNFFGPIQIGSSSCFPNDNNQGKDENINEEKNSDSRSFSCSFCKRQFSTSQALGGHQNAHKAERALEKQRKQRYDDSASSLGQSYFYPTLFRPYDYRSLGVRTESMIQKPPYISPKITPHSFGYRHSALLQEILNPSLVSLRNMRGGNSGFGNLAIGGASTSRIEDGTNNKIGAILKLGDSSTNVAASSNSNIEKQIIVAPTSTKDDIHDQSKSNIEKEPSDSESSELDLSLKL; encoded by the coding sequence ATGAAGGAGATTGAACATATTCAATCCTCAAACACAAAACCCGACAATCCCATTGATTTCATGAAGCCGTCAAAAGACGATCCAGTTCCCGTGTCGAAGGTGCAAGAGCACAATTTTTTCGGCCCCATTCAAATTGGTTCATCGTCTTGTTTTCCTAATGATAACAATCAAGGAAAAGATGAGAACATCAATGAAGAGAAGAATTCGGATTCAAGGTCTTTTTCATGCTCCTTTTGTAAGAGACAATTTTCTACTTCACAAGCGTTGGGAGGACACCAGAACGCTCATAAGGCGGAACGTGCTTTAGAAAAGCAACGGAAACAAAGGTATGATGACAGTGCTTCAAGTTTGGGGCAATCTTACTTTTATCCTACTCTTTTTCGACCTTACGATTATAGGTCACTCGGGGTCAGAACCGAGTCAATGATTCAAAAACCACCTTATATTAGCCCTAAGATTACCCCACACAGTTTTGGGTACCGTCATAGTGCTTTGTTGCAAGAGATCTTAAACCCTTCTCTTGTGTCATTGAGAAATATGAGGGGTGGTAACAGCGGGTTTGGAAACCTAGCTATTGGTGGTGCAAGTACTTCAAGGATTGAAGATggtacaaataataaaataggtgCTATTCTAAAATTAGGAGATTCTTCTACAAATGTTGCTGcaagttcaaactcaaacataGAAAAGCAAATTATTGTGGCTCCTACTTCTACCAAAGATGATATTCATGATCAATCAAAGTCTAACATTGAAAAagaaccttctgattctgaatcATCTGAGCTTGATTTATCACTCAAgctttaa
- the LOC25488571 gene encoding myb-like protein A, whose amino-acid sequence MASQSSRVSATSEDQGDSSNSKKEVIMKEIEHDQPSNSNPNKSIDFVKLSKDDSVLGSEVQEHNFFGPIQGGSSYFFRNNNNEGKDENNNAENNSDSKSFSCCFCKRKFSTSQALGGHQNAHKAERALEKQRKQKYENGVFGLGQPYFNPYFSYPNTLFTPSYYKGLGTRMESMIQKPSYINPRITPHSFGPFGYDNGALSLQEILNPSLVSLRNKNHGVGILGIGGASTSRIEDGTNNKIGAILKLGDSSTNVATSSNSKVEKDIIVAPISSNNDIHDQSKSKSNNEEEPSDSESFELDLSLKL is encoded by the coding sequence ATGGCATCCCAATCCTCAAGGGTGTCTGCCACTTCAGAAGATCAAGGTGATTCATCCAACTCAAAAAAAGAGGTGATCATGAAGGAGATTGAACATGATCAACCCTCAAACTCTAATCCCAACAAGTCTATTGATTTCGTTAAGCTATCCAAAGACGATTCAGTTCTCGGGTCGGAGGTGCAAGAACACAACTTTTTCGGCCCTATTCAAGGTGgttcatcatatttttttcgTAATAACAACAATGAAGGGAAAGATGAGAACAACAATGCTGAGAACAATTCAGATTCAAAGTCtttttcatgttgtttttgCAAGAGAAAATTTTCTACATCACAAGCGTTAGGAGGACATCAGAATGCCCATAAGGCTGAACGTGCCTTAGAAAAACAACGTAAACAAAAGTATGAAAATGGTGTTTTTGGTTTAGGGCAACCTTACTTTAACCCTTATTTTAGTTATCCAAATACTCTTTTTACACCCTCTTATTATAAGGGGCTTGGAACTAGAATGGAATCCATGATTCAAAAGCCATCTTATATTAACCCTAGGATTACTCCACATAGTTTTGGCCCTTTTGGGTATGATAATGGTGCTTTATCTTTGCAAGAGATATTAAACCCTTCACTTGTTAGTTTGAGAAATAAGAATCATGGGGTTGGAATTCTTGGTATTGGTGGTGCAAGTACTTCAAGGATAGAAGATggtacaaataataaaattggtgCTATTCTAAAATTAGGAGATTCTTCTACAAATGTTGCTACAAGTTCAAACTCAAAGGTAGAAAAAGATATCATTGTGGCTCCTATTTCTTCCAATAATGATATTCATGATCAATCAAAGTCCAAGTCCAacaatgaagaagaaccctctgATTCTGAATCTTTTGAGCTTGATTTATCACTCAagctttaa